The region ggtgctgttgctgatAGTGCGTTGCAGTTGGACCCGCACGGCACACTCCTTCGGCTCAGACTTAATCTGCAGCAGTTTGCGGGCCAGGTACACCTCGAAGAATATCTCATACTGGCGGATGCACTTCTCCAGGATGGAGAATCCCCGCTGCTGCGTGGCCCGGCTCTCCTCGTCCAGTTGAAATTGCGCCGTTTGATCCGGCGGTGCACTTTTGGGCTCCTCCTCACTTGGGGCATCATTCACGTCAGCTGCGGTGTTCGATTGCACTAGAACGATGTCCTTGGGTCTTTGCTTTTTGGGGCTACGTATGAAGGGCACCTTCGCCTTGGCCTTGAGCTTTTTTATGCTTCTGGGGGTATCCAGGTCAGAGGATGATTGCTGGCCGGTATCCGAGGCGCTTATCTGTGtttaaaattgaataattaGGGTTTATCTTAGAAGGGGATGAGTCGCTTACATCTTTGTCTAGCTCTGAGAGTCGGGATACGGACTTGGCCTTCTTCTTGCTGGGACTCTGACGGCCAACGCTTTGATTGGATGCCGAGCGTCGGATAAGATCCTCGTCGTTGGGGTCCGAGCTGTGCAGTGAGTTCTCCGCAAACTGATTCAGCCGCGAGTCGGACTTGCTCTTCTCCAGCGAACCAGCGCCCTCGACTTTGCCGATATCGCTCGTCGCAGTGTTCACGGTGATTTTTTCGTCCGAAGAGGATCCCCCGCTTTGTTCTATCAGCTTGTTCAGCTTTATGGGGCTTCTGTGGGATAAGAAAGAGATTAACCGACGATCGGATGATTCTTCTTTTGTTTGTAGTTACGTTATCATGGGCTGCACCCTGGAGACGATCTTCATGCACAGCTTGAGCGAGGCGGTGATCTCGTTGCTGTTCACGCGATCCATATGGAGGGAGAGCAGCTGGGTGATGGCCAGGAAAACCTTTGGAAGGTAGACCCGGGTGGTTTCCGTATACATTTCCAGCGACACCGTCTCCAGCAGGAATTCGGTTAGCACGCAGATTTCCATCACACTGGGGTCCCCGGATCCCACCTCGCAGGGATATTTTGCAGTAGGGTCTGTAGTTGGTAGGGGCTTCTCCTGGGAGGAGTTCGCTTGCTGGCAGGCTCGTTCGAACATATTGGTCATGTAGCTCCAAATGTAGGCCGGGTCAAAGGTGGCAAACAGAAGATTGGCGGACTTGAGGGCCTCCGCGTTTCCACTGGAGATGTACATGGCCCGCATTATGTCATGGAGTACGTAGTCGAGCACGGCGCTGCCAATATCCGCCTTGTCGAGCAGGGACAGCATAATCCTGTAGGGCTTCAGGTCCATGGGAGCACACTCCAGGCTAAGCCGGAGGGTGGTGATTAAAGCTCTTATTAGAATGTGCCTTGAGTGCTTTATGAAGTACGGCTCTGGTTCCTCGTCGGGGGGAGCGTTTGAGGCGTCCAATGATAGGGTGTCGTATGTGGGCGAGTTCTTGGCTACCTCGCTGCCAAGCAGCCAACTGAAGAGCCGGCGGTTTAGAGACATATCCCTGCGAAGGATGGTGTTCAGTCCGTTGGTGACCAGCTTGACCAGCTCATCTTCGGAAAGCAGCGCTGTGTGCATGGGAAACCCAAGCAACAGGAACTCGAGTGTGTTCCGCTGGACCAGAATCAGAGAATCATTCAGGCAAGCGCACAGGGCTGACATCATGATCTCCCTGTTGTGGCCCATGATGTATATTTGCTCCTGCATGTCCAGCCGCTTGTTGAAGTGCTCCAGGAGGTATGTGATCGCGGGCAGGCGAATCGCCGCATTTTTGGCAACCGATTCCCAGAGAACCGTATAAAAGTGCATGGGGTTGACGGCGTTGCAGACATTCTTAAGCAGAATGCTTATTCTTTCGAAGTGGTCCAGGCCGCAGTCGTAGCCAGGAAGAACTCCGTTCAGGAAGCCGCTCAAAGCCGGTCGCAGCTTGTCGCCCAGGGGTACAAAATAGTCCTCGTAAATGGTGAGTAGCTGTGGGCGAACATTCATAGCAGCGTAGCCCAGAAGTGGAAACAGACCAGCGCTAAGGGAGGTACGAGATCCGATTAGTAGTCATAATATGCATGGTGTGATAACTTACCTATAGATAAATTCCGTGGCCAGACGTTCTGGTCCTGTTTTACTGAATATCACCGAATAGGTCTCCAGGGCCTTGAGATGCACCCCGGAGGGCAGGGCGGGATGCATGCATTGGGCCAGACGCTTCGCTATCTTCAGCCGCCTGGGAATGACCTGGTATTGCGTATTGCTCAATATAGCCTGTCGAAAACGGGAAGTGACACATTACAAGAGCAGAAAACAAACAATGGACCGATAAGGGCTCCTACGGTGAGTCAAATTCAACAAACTCTTATCTCCTTTGCCACATATTATTTGTGATAACCAGAAATAATATGAGcagacaaaaattaatatttttgcggTTGTTATCGCACTTCATACTTAAGTGAATTTAtccacatttttttaatgataattttttgaattcgCATTAAGTTTTTTCTGATTAAAATAATCTGAAACagttcttaaatatttagttCATTTTTGTCCTTGGGGGGAAGCTATATTCCCAGAACGTTGCCTTTGGGGGCAAGAGCTAATGaaatgtacatttttaaacaatatatTCCGTTGGCGCATAAAACGAAATATATACTCGACTAAAtactataataaatattattaattagaGCCCCTCACATTAGCACCTATTCTACCCTATTTAGCCTAGTGATTTTGCCATATATACATTCATTCTCGCAATAAAGAGCTATTCTAACGCTAACGATTTAATACCTTACAAAAATCATTTTAACCTTGTAATAGGCAATGTAACACACAAAgcgttttaaaattaatgggTCGTGTCGGTTTCTGCATGAACATTATTACATTGGCCCATAAAAGTAGTCGATTGAGCGAATTAAATGAATACTACTCTGGAGTACAGCACACATGCACCGATCCCAGCCGTTTCCGTACCTTGCTAAGCTTTCCGAGGGCCGATATCAAATCCGCCCACTCGCTGGAGTACTCGAAACTGCGCAGCGCCTTGTCGATGTTGGTCATGTAGGTCCGGTACTTGGCCTCGGCCATCAGCTTCTGCTCCTCGACGAGTGCGTCCGCCGACTCCATGATGGTAGTGTGTGGATCTCCCCTGGCTGTCCGGCTGGCTAAGGTATCCGATATTGACTTGGTTCGGTGGGTGGGCTCTGcgaaaacaaaatcaataGCAATTAGCGAACGCAAAGAGGCGAGCAAACACTTGTTGATGTCGGTGTCCTTGAAACCGTTCGTGTCTCAGCTTCAATATGGGCTGCATATTTGAAAAGTGTGGCTTGCGGAGCACCTGCTTGTTACTGGGAATTGAAAATagaaatgggaatgggaatcgGTCGGACAGAAGTCTTTGTTTCCAGCCACTTTCACACACACTCTCGCGTTCTTCCCATTAATTGGAGgaattttcaattcaattcaaagcACAAATCACCTCTCGTGACCCTTGTgtgtgtatttaatttttaaatcgaaCTGAAACTATATCGTCGCGTGGCAGGAGCAGAAGAATAGCACTCGGAATCAGAATATTTATTCATTTCGCGTTTCTCTCGAGTGCAGCAAACAAGAAAAGAGAGCAAATAGAGAGCGCTCGACCAGCTGATGACGAATATTTTGCACTGGTATAGACCAGGGGGGGTGGGAGGCGCGTGACGGGGGCAGACAAACTTTTTCCAGCGCTTTGAACTCGAAGTCCCGGCTTTTCTGTTCACATCCTCCAATGCTCACCGTATCCCACGTCTACCAGAGCATCGTTTTTGTATAATTCGCGTTGATTTGACGAAAATATCTTCTTAATTAACGaaatttgttattgtttcgCCAGGAGTAGCACTGGCTGTTCGCAGAGTTGCAATGGTATTAGAGATGGGCTAGTGACTCGCTGCAATCAcgacaaatttaattttaatctgCGTGTCGTGCCTGCAAAGACTTATCTTACATTCCATCTCTATGTTAATCGGTCTGGCAGCACTGGTTTTTGCCGCTCTTTTCAAAATTGTTCTGAAGCCAAGACAGTTCTGAACCAGAAatgtattaaattaaaatacaaatatctatTTAAGGTCAAAAGATTTTATATTTCCTTCACAAACTTTCAATAAATTACTAACTGAATATTTTGCCACttcaaataaatacaaaatccGTTAAATGCAAACGCAATAAATTAAACGAAATTAATAGAACTGTGCCAGTTCGTGACTAAGAATTCGCCATCGAATGGGTGATTAGAAGGTTTGAGGTAAAAATGTCCAGTATAGCTATAGAATCATAGTTCGTGAGCCTCGGATCTACTTCTTCTTTTTGCCTTTGCCTTGTCCACCGGCGGCCGGTGCACCAGTCAGCGCCGCCAGTTCATTCTTGAGGCCAAGgagtatatcaacttcaggCTTCCACACGGACGCATCGCCGGAGGCTTTCAGGGTTCGCACTTTTTCCCCCTGCTGAGCAATTTTGTCTTCCAATGCTTTTACTTGGGCAGGATTGGCCGCGGATGATGGAGCAGGAGCTGGGGGAGCAGGTGCCGCCTTGGCAGCTTTTTGTGCCGCCTCCAGTTGTTTCTTCAGACTCAGTAGAATATCCACCTCCGGCTGCCACACGGACTTGTCTTTTGTGCTGCCTTTGAGTTTGCGCACCTTGTCGCCCTGTTCTTGGATGGCCTTCTCCAGATCCTTCACGGATTGAGAGCCGCTCGTAGGAGCGGAAGCGGGAGTAGCTGTGGATGCTGGTGCAGTCTTTTTGGCCTCCTCCAGTTGCTTCTTCAGGTCGAGAAGCTTGTTCACCTCTGGCTGCCACTGAGCCTTGTCCTTGGTGCTCGCCTTCAGCTGGCGCACTTTGTCCGCCTGAGCTGCCACAGCCTGTTCCAAGTCAGCGGCACTTGCCTGCGTCTTCGGGCTAGCCTTGGTCTCCTGGGCTCCTCCATATTTCCCCTTCAGTTCATCGATGAAAGCCTGCTCCAGCTTGGCAAAAAGCGGAGCCGGTTTGCCGATTTTGTGGCCGGCAGGAAGCAGCAGAGTGGCAAGAGGTTTCCTGTGGTGAACAAAGATTAGAATGAATCTATTAATGGCTTGGTAATTCACTTACTCTGCATTGAGTGGCGTCTGTTTGGCGTTTAGCTGGCTGAACAGCGTCCTGGCTGTGGTCGGCATGTAGGGGAAGAGGAGATTGGCCAGCAGGCAGGCTATGTTGGCCGACAGACCGATGATGGTCGCGGCGCGCTTCTTCTGCTCATCGCTGCCCTTGAGGAGCACCCACGGCTGCTGGGTTTGCATGTAACCATTTCCGTGTCGCGAAATGGCCAACAAGTGACGAATACCGTCGCGGAGCTTGGCCTTCTCCAGGGAGTTAATGTAACCCTTGAGCTCACGGTTGATCAGGGCCAACAGAATCAGTTCGTCCTGGGTAAGCGCCACTTCGGGAACAGTGCTGTTGAAGTTCTTTTCGCAGAAGACCAAGGCGCGATTCACAAAGTTTCCTAGGTTGTTGAGCAGCTCCGAGTTGTTGCGAGCAGCCAGGTCGTTCCAACTGAAGCTCGAATCCTGACCTTCAGGGCGGGCGGAGGCGAGATAGAAACGCCAGACATCAGCCGGAATGCCTGTTTCTTGAGCGTCGTTGCCGAAAACTCCAATGCCTCGACTCTTGCTGAACTTGCCATCCTCGTAGTTCAAGTACTCCGTGGCCATGATGTGGGAGACCAAGGTGTGTCCTTTGTTGATGGCCAGCAGCACACTGGGCCACACCACGGAGTGGAAGGGCACGTTGTCCTTGGCCATGAACTGGAACAGCTCCACATCGGTTCCCTTTGCGGGCTGCCACCACTGCTGGTACTCCTTAGTGTAGCGCTTGGTCATGGAGACGTAGCCGAAGGGAGCGTCGAACCAGACGTAGAACACCTTCTTTTCGAAGCCCTTGTGGGGCACTGGGATGCCCCATTTCAGGTCACGGGTGATGCAACGTGGCTTCAGGCCCTCCTTCAGCCACGCCCTTGTGATGACTTTAGCGTTGTTGGTCCAGCCGCCCTCCGACTTGTCCACCCAATCCTTCAGTTGCGGTTCAGCCTTGGGCAGATCGATGAACAGCTGGTCGGAGGAACGAAGCACGGGAGCGCTATTGCACACTTTGCAGCGCGGGCGGATCAGTTCGGTGGCGTTCACAAGTTTGCCGCACTTGTCGCACTGATCCCCGCGGGCATCTTCATAGCCGCAGCCAGGATGCGGGCAAGTACCCTCCACAAATCTAATCAGaagattattaaaatatagttCATAAAATAAGACAAGAAATACCCACCGATCAGCTAGGAAACGATCACACTTTTGGCAAAGCAGCTGCTCCACGCTCTCTGTGATGATGTAGCCAGCACTCAGGACGTCCTTGAAAGCCTCTTGTACAATGCTATAAAAGATTGATAGTTAGTCACCGATTACTCCACTGATTCCAAGCACTGAACTCACTCTGTTTGCTCCTGGGTGGTGGTGCGTCCAAAGTAATCGAAGCCAATACCAAACCAGCGGTAGATGGAGTTGTGCAGCTCAAAGTACTTGTCGCAGATCTCGCGGGGAGTTAGGTTCTCGGCCAAAGCTTTGTTTTCCGTGGCCGTGCCATACTCATCCGTGCCGCAGATCAGCAGGGTGTTGTAGCCAGCCGACCGGGAGTAGCGGGCAAAGATGTCCGCAGACAGAACGCAGCCGATAATGTTGCCAAGGTGAGGAACGTTGTTGACATAAGGCAGAGCAGAGGTGATGAGCACATTGCGTTGGCCAGCCTTGGGGAGGATTGTGCGCTCCTCCTTAACCTCTTTGGGAGCTGTGTAAGTGAAGGCAGCCTGGGCGGCGCTAATTTCCTCATCAGTAACCGTATCGGCAACTGTGGTGTCCACCAGTGTGGTGTCCACCAGCAGCTTGCCCGCATCGGCCAGACTGAGGCGCTTGAGAGGAACGTGATGCAAACCGCCATAGCGGTTCGACTGCTGCAGGGCATTGAAGCTGAGATCCTTTAGTGGCTGTTCCGAAAGCACCTCTTGGACCTCCGGTAGCGCTTTGACGCGGCCATACCAATCCCTCAGGCTCTCCACGTTCTGGGCGCCCTTCAAGGTGCCATCGGGGGCCAGGAGCGACCACACGGCAATGTCGGCGGCGGTGAGCTTGTCGCCAGCGAGGTAGGGAGTGGCTTTCAGGCTGTCGTCCAGTTTCTTTACCAGGGCATTCAGAACGGGCAGAGCGTTGGCGTCCGCCTTGTGTCCTACGGCCATGTGATGAGCCAGAGCTGGAGCCAGCAACGTGGCCGACCACTCGAGCCACTGAGAAGAGTCAAAGGGAATGGATATTAGTTTAACCTTCAGGGGTCATCACCCCAATTGGGCATCATTACCCACCTCGTCCCGCAGTTGTCCCTCATCCACCAAGAAATACTTGGCAATGGCCGAGGGCGAGAATAGACGAAGACCATTGTCCAGTTCCAGGGTGGGCAGTACCAGCAGGTCCTTATACTTGGCATCTGAAATTTCCACCCGTTATTGCATCAGAAATGAGTCACTAAAATGCGTTTCCAGTTGGGGAAACACATTTTGCAGATTCCACTCACCATTTAGGTTAACCAGCTGCACCTTCACCGCCTGCTTGGCAAACTTCGCCAGCATCAGCAGCTGCAGCCCCAGCGGATTGCCCTCGTTTGTGTAAATGATCATCGTGCCGGCGTTTGGGgctaattttaattcaatttacgTGGCAAAAAGGGGTAGAACCTAACAAAAATCTACGGCCGCGCGAGAACTTTATTTTGCTAGTGATGGCAAAACTCGCTCGATACATCGCATCCGCGACCTGTAACACTGTCTGCAAGGAGGCTGCCAGATTTTTGATCTACCGTTTTATTGTCGTTGCCACAAATTGCCACATCCTGtatggaaaattttaaatgatttttttacgTACTACAAGTTTACCTTAAAACATTGTTTTTTTCGGAATTTGCATTtgggtttttttaaatatatagtaTTGGTGGCTGCCAGTTTTTCCAGAAGTTCAGCGCTTGTCAACACTTATTGGCAGCTGTCTTAAAACGGCAACAGCTGTTTGACGTACAGTTTGAGAAACACTACTGTCTTTATTTACAATTTGGAAGAGAAAACAAATTGTgccttatttttgttttttctcgtaatttaaggaaaaataatACTTGAAAATGGGTGAACGTAAAGGCCAAAACAAGTACTATCCGCCGGACTATGATCCGAAGAAGGGTGGTCTCAACAAGTTCCAGGGCACCCATGCCTTGAGGGAACGCGCCCGGAAGATCCACCTTGGAATAATCATCATCAGATTTGAGATGCCTTACAATATCTGGTGCGACGGTTGCAAGAACCACATCGGTATGGGGGTGCGCTATAATGCCGAGAAGACCAAAGTAGGAATGTACTACACCACGCCCATCTTCAAGTTCCGGATGAAATGCCACCTGTGTGACAATCACTTCGAGATCCAGACGGATCCCGGCAACCTGGACTATGTGATTCTATCCGGAGCTCGACGGCAAGAAAACCGATGGGACCCGCTGCAAAACGAGCAGGTTGTGCCCGAAACCAAAGAGGTGCAGAAGCGGCTGTTTGACGATGCCATGTACAAGCTTGAGCACAAGGCTAAGGATGCCCAGGTGGCCGCCGACTCCAAACCTGTGCTGCAGAAGCTCGTGGAGCGTAACTTGGGCGTGTGGGACGACAGCTACGAGGCTAACTGCCGTCTGCGGGCCGAATTCCGGCAACAAAAGCAGGAGATCAAGGGTCAGCAGGAACTGGATCGTCAACTGCTGGCCAAAAGCAGTCTGGACATTCAACTTCTTCCGGAGACGAGTCAGGACCGGGAGATGGCCGCTCTCATGAAGCTGCAAACAAAGTCGGCGTTGGAAAAGCAATCAGAGCAGCGGCTGGAGCTGCTCATGCGACCAGCCCTTCCAGGAGCCACGGCCACCACTTTTGGCGGCCTCAAGCGGCAGAAAGCGCTAAACAATCACCTTCACTTGGAAGATTTGGGAATAAGgcgtaaaaaattaaaagaatcaCAGCCCGAAACATCCACAGTAAAATCAGCCACCCATAGTTTAGTTGGAGACTattcctcctcctcgtcctcagAAGAATCGTAGTTTTATGGAGGACTTCTGGTCCTCACTCTTGTCTTTGAAAGAAACTTAATTGAATTCGCCatagatttatttattttttagacaATAAATTAAGAATAACAAACAACATGCTTGGGACGAAAATCCTAATACAATCCCTCATTGGGGACCTCCTCTTTAGGCTCGCCAACTTCCTCCTGGTTCTGACTATCCATTGTCTTGTAGAGGACAACCTGGACACGCTTGCAGAACTCCACCTCCTGGTTGTTGTTGATCATGTCGTCTAAAAGGTCCTCGATCAGACGCAGCTTGTTGTAGCACTGATCGCGCTCCTCTACCATTCTATCACTCTTTAGGTTCATTGTCTGCCGCTCCTCCATGAGCTCCTTGagtgccttgttgttgtcgtcCTCTGCCTCGTGCTCTGGGGTGGTTGGTTCCTTAACAGCCAGTGGCTCCTCCGCCTTGGCAAAGACTCGTGGCTTGATGGGCTTTGCCACGGGCGCATTGGCCATGGACTTGATGTTCTCGAGACCAGGAGCTTGGGAGTCGAAGAACTTCTTGAACCACTGCAGAAACTCAAAGTTGTCCTGGAAGCGTCCCTTGATCAGGCGGTCTATGGGCACGGTTTTGTCCAGTTTCAGGCGGTTAAAGGCTCCCTGGAACAGTTTCAGGTTGTGCAGATACTCGTGCTCCAGCTTGGCGCTCATCTTGACGCGTTTTAAGTTGATGCAGTTGGGGAAGATCATCTCCATCATCTGACAGTAGGCGGATCCTGAAAAGGCACCCAGTTTTCAAGTGAACAGGAACAATCTTCTTGGCTGCGCAACCCACCTGAACAGAGCTCCTCGATCTTCTTGAACTGACCCTGGACCATGTCGTTGACCCACTGGAGCATGTCGTGGCGCGACATGTTCTCTCCATTCACGCTGGTCAAGGCCACAGTTAGCTTGAGGTCAGTCATGATGCCCTAGAAAATGTCCTCCCTTTACTGTTacgttttcttttttaaaacccttgcgtttttttttaaatccaagTTTTAAATATGTATGCGATCTATGgcagtttttttatttgaatttgtgATTCGGTAGACCGGCCGGCGGCTTACAAAACGAAGAATATAAATGGAGTGTAAATTCTGAAGccttgaatattttttaaacttcttTCTTTGTCCTCTTCTTCTTTCACACTGCCGGCAACCCAGCTCGCGTTCCATTGTTTCCAGGATCAGTGATGGGAGGTTTATACGTTTTGTACCTAAATATATACCTACCTTTATCTAGCCGATATGGTAAGCCATAAAGTACCTAAagctataaatatttttaaaagagtaAATgtgaacttttaaaaaatttatgatattaaattttaaaactaaaaacaattgatttttttttaaattttatttaatgtaTAAGTATCTAAAACTAGCTAGGTACATTCTACTCTCAAAAGGACATCATGTACCTTTAGGTATGAGCCCTTATCTATTGAATCCCTTTCCATCACTAGCCCAGGATTGTATTCTGTTATCGATATCAGCGGACGAGCTTTTATTCAAGTGCAATATCTACAGGGTCTTAATTCTAAACTTGCGTTCCACCGTCTTGACGAAATCGATGAAATCCTTGTAGAGGACTTTGGGCACCTCGAGGGCCGCAAAGTGGCCACCCTTCTTGTAGTAGGTGCTGTGGACCAGGTTCTTGAACTTATCCTGCAGCTGGGTGTCCAAAAACTGCATGATGTCGCTCTTGAAACGGGCACATCCCGTGGGCACCACTGTAGGAACCCGCTCCAGTTTCAGATCACGTTGCTCTTGGGTATACTGCTCCGCGTAGAGACGCTGCGAGGTGGTGATCGAATTGGTCAGGTAGTAGATCATGACATTGTCCAGCAGGGCGTCCATTTTGTAGCGCTGGGTGAGTCCTCCGTCCGGCAGAGATCGGTAGCTGGCATTCGTCCACGTAGAGAACTTCTCCAGGATGTAGGCAGCAAGGCCCACAGGATTGTCGGTGAGAGCAGCGCCGATGGTGTCCGGCTTGGTGGCCTGAATATGGAAGTAGCCACTCTCCTCCATGAGGTATTTCAGTTCATTAGACTTCGGGAAGAAGAAGTCCTCGAAGCCCTTGGGCGCAAAGAAACTGGGCCAGAGTCCTGCCAGGAAGCCCTTCACCATGGATTTGGGGCTTAGGTTATTGCACATATTCGAGTGGTAGCCCAGGACACTATCGGGGTACAGGGTGGCAATGTTGCTGCCAATGACACTGCCCCAGTCACCGCCCTGGATGAAGAATTTGTTGTAACCCAAGCGCACCATGAGATTCCTCATGATCACGGCCACCTGGGCGGGTCCCAGACCCTGACGAGAAGTGCCCTGAAAATGGAGGTTTTGATAAACAGTCTCATCCATACGTCGATTTAAGGACACCCACCTGTGACCATCCGTAGCCTGGCAAACTAGGCACAATGACATTGAATATGTACTTGTTGTTCTTGTCCAGATTGCTCTGGTGCAGCAGATGGATAAAGTCGTAGAACTCCCGAACCGATCCCGGCCAGCCGTGGAGCAGCAGCACCGGGTAGTGCTGCTTGCCCACCTTGTTTTCGTCGTAGACCATCAAATGGAGGAAGTGTATGCGTAGCCTAGAAATCCATACGGTTACTATCTGGACTATCTATGGATATGATAAGTGGTCCGGGTGGCGGGTGCCCGTTATCTCACCCCTGAATATCGGTGGTGAAGTGATTGAATTGCCAGAGGAACACCTCGCGTTCGCGCCAACGCGGCAGGTAGTCATCGCGCCAGTATTCCACCACTTTCTTGAGGTAATCCGTATTGAAACCGTACTCGAAGGCCACACCCTCCAGCGGAGGAGTAAGCTTCAGGGGGCGGCTCAGTCGGCTCTTTAAGTCGTCAATGGTCTGGGTGgggaaatttaaattattatatgcACATACGTGTGTATATGTCCAGTATATGCCCCCTCTCACCTGCTCCGGATAAGACAGGCGATTGCCGACAACCTCCGAGCTATTCGCCAGATAGGCGGCATAGTCCTCCGGCTCTGCCTCGTCGCCCCACCACTGTTGGGGATCTAGTTGGGGTGCCGGCAAGTCCGCCCACAGTTGCCTCACGTTCTTGTACACCATTCCCCCGCCGATGGCCAGCAGGAGCACCAGAATTTTCACAATCACACCCATCTTTCCGTATCAGCGGTTCCACTCGAACTGGCTGGGTAGGCAGCCCGCACGGCTTTAGTTTGGCTGCTCCGAAGTTCACACTCACGATGATAAGCGACTTTGAGTGATCGGTCTCCGGACGGCTCTACAGTTGATCAGTTATGGCTTATCGCCGGGTTGAGATTCCGCTCTGGTTTCCCCAGATCGTCAAGTCACTTAGTAGAGGCTTCTTAAGTCAGAGATGACGAGCTCAACTTGGCGatctgtttgtttatttacccGGCGAGCTTTTTGTGTTTGGAGCTTTTGGAGATTTGTGGATCTATATTTCTACTATAATACTATGTATACAATATGCATGTATATATGTAGGATGGTATATAGTATACAtaggcaaaaaaaagaaacgccGGTGTTTATTGATATTTTGCGACGCATCTGGGGTTTCAAACTCAGGTAGCTCCATATACCTTAATACCCTATTATGAATGAGGGTAGTATCATAATACCcaggaaaattataatataagtTATATAGTATCTGTGTAtagataaataataaataatttattttagatttGCAATTCTAGTTTAAAGCCCAAAAtgcttattaaaataaaaaatatcaaaatattaaaaatgatttttagaaaaatagcTCCTTActatatacatttttcaaaattatataaaacatAGGGCATACAAAAATAGCCATtaaacaacttttttttattacgtAAGCTTATTGCAagcttgattttatttaaatatttatgtgaaTGGAGACAAACAAACCCATAAGAAAGTAAATAAACCCTATCCTTTCTTTCTCCCCTATCACGCTtatcaattattattttttgatcaCAAACCTCCTCAACTTTCGGTTT is a window of Drosophila bipectinata strain 14024-0381.07 chromosome 2R, DbipHiC1v2, whole genome shotgun sequence DNA encoding:
- the Jheh1 gene encoding juvenile hormone epoxide hydrolase 2: MGVIVKILVLLLAIGGGMVYKNVRQLWADLPAPQLDPQQWWGDEAEPEDYAAYLANSSEVVGNRLSYPEQTIDDLKSRLSRPLKLTPPLEGVAFEYGFNTDYLKKVVEYWRDDYLPRWREREVFLWQFNHFTTDIQGLRIHFLHLMVYDENKVGKQHYPVLLLHGWPGSVREFYDFIHLLHQSNLDKNNKYIFNVIVPSLPGYGWSQGTSRQGLGPAQVAVIMRNLMVRLGYNKFFIQGGDWGSVIGSNIATLYPDSVLGYHSNMCNNLSPKSMVKGFLAGLWPSFFAPKGFEDFFFPKSNELKYLMEESGYFHIQATKPDTIGAALTDNPVGLAAYILEKFSTWTNASYRSLPDGGLTQRYKMDALLDNVMIYYLTNSITTSQRLYAEQYTQEQRDLKLERVPTVVPTGCARFKSDIMQFLDTQLQDKFKNLVHSTYYKKGGHFAALEVPKVLYKDFIDFVKTVERKFRIKTL
- the LOC108132140 gene encoding coiled-coil domain-containing protein 130 homolog yields the protein MGERKGQNKYYPPDYDPKKGGLNKFQGTHALRERARKIHLGIIIIRFEMPYNIWCDGCKNHIGMGVRYNAEKTKVGMYYTTPIFKFRMKCHLCDNHFEIQTDPGNLDYVILSGARRQENRWDPLQNEQVVPETKEVQKRLFDDAMYKLEHKAKDAQVAADSKPVLQKLVERNLGVWDDSYEANCRLRAEFRQQKQEIKGQQELDRQLLAKSSLDIQLLPETSQDREMAALMKLQTKSALEKQSEQRLELLMRPALPGATATTFGGLKRQKALNNHLHLEDLGIRRKKLKESQPETSTVKSATHSLVGDYSSSSSSEES
- the LOC108132141 gene encoding microtubule-associated protein RP/EB family member 1; its protein translation is MTDLKLTVALTSVNGENMSRHDMLQWVNDMVQGQFKKIEELCSGSAYCQMMEMIFPNCINLKRVKMSAKLEHEYLHNLKLFQGAFNRLKLDKTVPIDRLIKGRFQDNFEFLQWFKKFFDSQAPGLENIKSMANAPVAKPIKPRVFAKAEEPLAVKEPTTPEHEAEDDNNKALKELMEERQTMNLKSDRMVEERDQCYNKLRLIEDLLDDMINNNQEVEFCKRVQVVLYKTMDSQNQEEVGEPKEEVPNEGLY
- the MetRS gene encoding methionine--tRNA ligase, cytoplasmic, which translates into the protein MIIYTNEGNPLGLQLLMLAKFAKQAVKVQLVNLNDAKYKDLLVLPTLELDNGLRLFSPSAIAKYFLVDEGQLRDEWLEWSATLLAPALAHHMAVGHKADANALPVLNALVKKLDDSLKATPYLAGDKLTAADIAVWSLLAPDGTLKGAQNVESLRDWYGRVKALPEVQEVLSEQPLKDLSFNALQQSNRYGGLHHVPLKRLSLADAGKLLVDTTLVDTTVADTVTDEEISAAQAAFTYTAPKEVKEERTILPKAGQRNVLITSALPYVNNVPHLGNIIGCVLSADIFARYSRSAGYNTLLICGTDEYGTATENKALAENLTPREICDKYFELHNSIYRWFGIGFDYFGRTTTQEQTDIVQEAFKDVLSAGYIITESVEQLLCQKCDRFLADRFVEGTCPHPGCGYEDARGDQCDKCGKLVNATELIRPRCKVCNSAPVLRSSDQLFIDLPKAEPQLKDWVDKSEGGWTNNAKVITRAWLKEGLKPRCITRDLKWGIPVPHKGFEKKVFYVWFDAPFGYVSMTKRYTKEYQQWWQPAKGTDVELFQFMAKDNVPFHSVVWPSVLLAINKGHTLVSHIMATEYLNYEDGKFSKSRGIGVFGNDAQETGIPADVWRFYLASARPEGQDSSFSWNDLAARNNSELLNNLGNFVNRALVFCEKNFNSTVPEVALTQDELILLALINRELKGYINSLEKAKLRDGIRHLLAISRHGNGYMQTQQPWVLLKGSDEQKKRAATIIGLSANIACLLANLLFPYMPTTARTLFSQLNAKQTPLNAEKPLATLLLPAGHKIGKPAPLFAKLEQAFIDELKGKYGGAQETKASPKTQASAADLEQAVAAQADKVRQLKASTKDKAQWQPEVNKLLDLKKQLEEAKKTAPASTATPASAPTSGSQSVKDLEKAIQEQGDKVRKLKGSTKDKSVWQPEVDILLSLKKQLEAAQKAAKAAPAPPAPAPSSAANPAQVKALEDKIAQQGEKVRTLKASGDASVWKPEVDILLGLKNELAALTGAPAAGGQGKGKKKK